In Carya illinoinensis cultivar Pawnee chromosome 6, C.illinoinensisPawnee_v1, whole genome shotgun sequence, a single genomic region encodes these proteins:
- the LOC122314386 gene encoding cyclic dof factor 1-like: MSQLRDATIIKLFGKTMTIPLPLEHETWATKPCGAEDFSDHNLRCFPTSSGEENSGRESAKGNKVPLGREVTEDKQEDFNSHQIKADSKDPTTSSGISENPKTPSLDRETSSLKAYKNGEQSETSISQEKTLKKPDKILPCPRCTSMDTKFCYYNNYNVSQPRHFCKNCQRYWTAGGTMRNVPVGAGRRKNKNCSSSHYRHLIVSEALPTARVNGVHNSAWGKNGAVLTFDSNSPLCESMASVLSLAEKIQNPVQTGFHRPEQRTVISGGDHGNDHSSGSSITASNSTEKEGRAGFQESAVNNYPGFPPQPPCFAGTPWPLQWDSSHWGSVMSPPPFCPSGFPVSFYPAAPANWRCTVPGPWNVQCLSPPSSFHSHCGQTSAPNSPILGKHSRDGKILNPENSQQEETVKEQSSERYVWIPETLRIDVSDEAAKSSIGTIHGTKNEKINSVNGSLFKAFQSKGHDKSHVIETSRVLQANPAALSRSLNFHEIA; this comes from the exons ATGTCGCAGTTAAGAGACGCGACGATTATTAAACTCTTCGGGAAGACGATGACGATTCCATTGCCGCTCGAGCATGAAACTTGGGCTACTAAACCCTGTGGAGCCGAAGATTTCTCTGACCATAATCTTCGCTGTTTCCCCACTTCTTCGGGCGAAGAGAACTCTGGCAGAGAAAGTGCAAAAGGGAATaag GTACCTTTGGGAAGAGAAGTCACAGAAGATAAACAGGAAGATTTTAACTCCCATCAGATCAAAGCGGACTCGAAAGATCCTACAACATCATCAGGCATCAGTGAGAACCCTAAAACTCCCTCATTAGATAGAGAAACTTCGTCGCTGAAAGCCTACAAAAATGGAGAGCAGAGTGAGACGAGTATCTCACAAGAAAAGACTCTGAAGAAGCCTGATAAAATACTTCCATGTCCCCGCTGTACCAGCATGGATACCAAGTTCTGTTACTACAACAATTACAACGTCAGCCAGCCCCGTCATTTCTGTAAGAACTGTCAAAGATACTGGACTGCTGGTGGCACTATGAGGAATGTGCCTGTAGGTGCCGGGCGTCGCAAGAATAAGAACTGTTCTAGTTCACACTATCGTCACCTCATCGTTTCCGAAGCTCTTCCAACAGCTCGAGTTAATGGAGTCCACAACTCTGCTTGGGGAAAAAATGGCGCTGTCCTAACCTTTGACTCTAATTCTCCTCTCTGTGAATCCATGGCTTCTGTATTGAGCCTTGCAGAGAAAATACAAAACCCTGTTCAAACTGGGTTTCATAGACCCGAGCAAAGAACTGTTATTTCTGGAGGAGATCATGGCAATGATCACTCAAGTGGATCCTCTATTACAGCTTCAAATTCAACTGAGAAGGAAGGCAGGGCAGGTTTTCAAGAGTCAGCAGTTAATAATTATCCAGGGTTTCCTCCCCAACCGCCATGCTTTGCAGGAACCCCATGGCCTTTACAATGGGATTCATCTCATTGGGGCTCTGTAATGTCTCCGCCTCCTTTTTGCCCATCAGGGTTTCCTGTATCTTTCTACCCTGCTGCTCCTGCAAATTGGCGTTGTACTGTACCAGGCCCTTGGAATGTACAATGTCTTTCCCCACCATCCTCTTTTCATAGCCACTGTGGCCAAACCTCTGCCCCAAATTCCCCAATCTTAGGCAAACATTCAAGGGATGGGAAAATCCTTAATCCAGAAAACTCTCAGCAAGAAGAGACAGTTAAAGAGCAGAGTTCAGAAAGATATGTTTGGATTCCTGAAACTTTGAGGATCGATGTTTCTGATGAAGCTGCGAAGAGCTCTATAGGCACAATACATGGGACCAAGAATGAGAAGATTAATTCTGTCAATGGTAGTCTGTTTAAGGCATTCCAATCAAAGGGCCATGATAAAAGTCACGTCATCGAGACATCTAGAGTCCTGCAAGCCAACCCCGCAGCCCTTTCCCGGTCACTAAACTTCCATGAGATCGCATAA